In a single window of the Neoarius graeffei isolate fNeoGra1 chromosome 28, fNeoGra1.pri, whole genome shotgun sequence genome:
- the yipf6 gene encoding protein YIPF6, whose amino-acid sequence MAEVDELNKPLFAGLSDVSIADDVPVEGEISVPVTSQSANDEISTLDEPVKDTILRDLKAVGQKFVHVMYPKKSSALLRDWDLWGPLLLCVALALMLQGGSADKKDDGGPQFAEVFVIVWFGSIIITVNSKLLGGTISFFQSLCVLGYCILPLTAAMLVCRLVLLSSSGLVSFIVRLVVVSASFGWSTFASTAFLADSQPPNRKALVVYPIFLFYFVIGWMILTFSPSS is encoded by the exons ATGGCGGAAGTGGACGAGTTAAATAAACCCCTG tttgcagGGTTATCAGACGTGTCGATAGCAGACGATGTCCCGGTGGAGGGTGAGATCAGCGTCCCAGTGACCTCACAGAGCGCGAATGATGAAATCTCCACACTGGATGAACCTGTGAAAGACACGATC ttGAGGGATTTGAAGGCAGTTGGCCAGAAGTTTGTTCACGTGATGTATCCGAAGAAAAGCTCAGCTCTACTGCGAGACT gggATTTGTGGGGACCGTTGCTGCTGTGTGTTGCTCTGGCTTT gatgcTGCAGGGTGGATCTGCAGACAAAAAGGATGATGGAGGTCCTCAGTTTGCTGAAGTCTTTGTCATTGTTTGGTTTGGTtcaatcatcatcactgtcaactCCAAACTGCTGGGAGGAACCAT atcTTTCTTCCAGAGCCTGTGTGTGTTAGGGTATTGTATCCTCCCCTTGACGGCAGCCATGTTGGTTTGTCGACTCGTCCTGCTCAGCTCCAGTGGATTGGTCAGCTTTATTGTTCGGCTTGTGGTTGTCTCTGCCTCCTTCGGCTGGTCAACGTTTG CTTCCACAGCGTTCCTCGCTGACAGCCAGCCGCCCAATCGGAAAGCTCTGGTCGTTTACCCGATCTTCCTCTTCTACTTTGTAATTGGTTGGATGATCCTGACCTTCTCTCCTTCATCATAA